One genomic region from Sphingobacterium multivorum encodes:
- a CDS encoding NAD(P)-binding domain-containing protein, translating to MIKNIRYKTKIAVIGAGQAGLSAAYHLKKLGLKIGPDFIILDEASAPGGAWQFRWDSLTLSTVNKIHDLPGMSFEETLSTKGAEVQANTAVPHYFKLYEEKFGLQVYRPAKVEKVYMYQDRFHIDTAETLFSALGIINATGTWENPYIPTYPGAELFRGEQLHTKDFKTAEYFRGKHVIVVGAGISAIQLLDQISQVTTTTWVTRRPPLFREGPFDDMAGHNAVAMVEERVRLGLSPLSVVSVTGLPYSTEIQEMEKRGVLQRFPMFQEITQKGIKWANGTEQQADVILWNTGFKSSLSHLDAVLPKEKQGGIQMAGRLATMVAKEPRIHLVGYGPSASTIGANRAGSAAARELLKTLSAADLNTNKFSERQL from the coding sequence ATGATAAAGAACATTCGCTACAAAACAAAAATTGCAGTCATTGGTGCGGGTCAGGCTGGACTTTCTGCTGCTTATCATTTGAAGAAGCTCGGACTTAAAATCGGGCCGGATTTTATCATCCTGGATGAAGCCTCTGCACCAGGAGGAGCCTGGCAATTTCGCTGGGACTCCCTTACCTTAAGTACAGTCAATAAAATACACGATTTGCCCGGCATGTCGTTTGAGGAGACTTTATCAACAAAAGGGGCGGAAGTTCAAGCCAACACCGCTGTTCCCCATTATTTTAAACTTTATGAAGAAAAATTTGGACTTCAAGTATATCGACCAGCTAAAGTAGAAAAAGTCTACATGTACCAAGATCGCTTTCATATCGATACGGCAGAAACTCTTTTCTCAGCACTCGGTATTATCAACGCCACTGGAACATGGGAAAACCCCTATATTCCTACCTATCCAGGTGCAGAATTATTTCGGGGCGAGCAACTTCACACAAAGGATTTTAAAACTGCAGAGTATTTTCGTGGCAAACATGTTATTGTTGTTGGAGCCGGTATTTCTGCCATTCAGCTATTGGATCAAATTTCCCAGGTTACAACGACAACCTGGGTAACACGACGACCGCCTTTATTCAGAGAGGGGCCATTTGATGACATGGCCGGGCATAATGCGGTTGCTATGGTAGAGGAACGTGTACGATTGGGGCTTTCACCTTTGTCTGTCGTTTCCGTTACGGGCCTCCCCTATTCTACAGAAATCCAGGAGATGGAAAAACGGGGTGTCCTTCAACGTTTTCCAATGTTTCAAGAAATAACACAAAAGGGGATCAAATGGGCCAATGGAACAGAACAACAAGCAGATGTTATACTTTGGAATACAGGCTTTAAAAGTTCATTGAGCCATCTAGACGCAGTGCTACCAAAAGAAAAACAGGGTGGCATTCAAATGGCAGGCAGACTAGCGACCATGGTCGCTAAAGAACCAAGAATTCACCTCGTGGGTTATGGTCCATCAGCATCGACAATCGGTGCAAACCGTGCAGGTAGCGCCGCAGCTAGAGAACTTCTAAAAACGCTTTCAGCTGCCGACCTGAACACAAATAAATTTAGTGAGCGCCAACTATAA
- a CDS encoding LLM class flavin-dependent oxidoreductase has translation MKKIGFLSFGHWSKHPAYSTQTASDTLLQSIDLAVAAEEIGIDGAYFRVHHFANQLASPFPLLSAIGAKTSKIEIGTGVIDMRYENPLYMVEDAGAADLISRGRLQLGISRGSPEQVIDGWRYFGYDLAEGETDADMGRQKALEFLEKLTGTGFAEPNPYPMFPNPPGLLRLEPHSEGLRDRIWWGAASNATAVWAAQNRMHLQSSTLKYDENGKPFHIQQAEQIRLYKEAWKAAGHPGEPRVSVSRSIFALVDDLDRYYFGQEADKTDKIGIIESDKRTIFGRSYAAEPDQLVKELAQDEAIQEADTLLLTIPNTLGVDYNVHILSAILEHVAPELGWR, from the coding sequence ATGAAAAAAATAGGTTTTTTATCTTTTGGCCATTGGTCCAAACATCCAGCATACAGTACGCAGACGGCAAGTGACACTTTATTGCAATCCATTGATCTGGCAGTAGCTGCTGAAGAAATAGGCATAGATGGTGCCTATTTCCGGGTACATCATTTTGCGAATCAGTTAGCATCTCCTTTTCCTTTATTGTCAGCCATTGGAGCCAAAACCTCAAAAATTGAGATCGGCACAGGGGTCATCGATATGCGCTATGAAAATCCCCTTTATATGGTGGAAGACGCAGGGGCTGCAGATCTAATCTCTAGGGGCAGGTTGCAGCTCGGCATCAGTAGAGGATCCCCTGAACAAGTAATAGATGGTTGGCGTTACTTTGGTTACGATCTCGCCGAAGGTGAAACAGATGCTGATATGGGAAGGCAAAAAGCATTGGAATTTTTAGAAAAGCTTACAGGCACGGGCTTCGCTGAACCAAATCCCTATCCAATGTTTCCAAACCCGCCTGGCTTACTGAGGCTTGAACCCCATTCGGAAGGGCTACGCGATCGTATCTGGTGGGGAGCAGCTTCAAATGCCACCGCGGTATGGGCTGCTCAAAACAGGATGCACCTGCAAAGTTCCACTTTGAAATATGATGAAAATGGCAAACCTTTTCATATTCAGCAGGCCGAACAAATACGTTTATACAAAGAGGCCTGGAAAGCAGCAGGGCACCCTGGTGAACCCCGCGTTTCGGTCAGTCGATCCATATTCGCTCTGGTCGATGATTTAGATCGTTATTACTTCGGGCAAGAGGCTGACAAAACAGATAAAATTGGGATAATCGAATCGGACAAGCGGACGATTTTTGGGCGAAGTTATGCCGCAGAACCAGATCAACTCGTGAAGGAATTAGCGCAAGATGAAGCAATACAAGAAGCCGACACGCTATTATTGACCATTCCAAATACGCTAGGGGTCGACTACAATGTCCACATTCTTTCAGCCATTTTGGAACACGTAGCTCCCGAACTTGGTTGGCGTTAA
- a CDS encoding HD domain-containing protein, with product MTLSDKLLKQIEFIKEIDKIKYVQRKTKLFNSDRPENDAEHSWHLALMAIVLSEYANEPVDLLKVVKMVLIHDIVEIDAGDTFIYDTEKNHSNTEAERLAAQRIFGILPKKQGEELIAIWEEFEAGQTPEAQFARAMDRLEPLLQNSSNNGGTWNEPGVNYKQVYAKKSVIKDGSTVLWEYAENLIDAGVARGILKKGE from the coding sequence ATGACGTTGTCCGACAAATTATTAAAGCAGATTGAGTTTATCAAAGAAATCGATAAGATTAAGTATGTCCAGCGCAAAACAAAACTTTTCAATAGTGACCGTCCCGAAAATGATGCTGAACACAGTTGGCATCTCGCTCTTATGGCCATTGTACTTTCAGAATACGCAAATGAACCCGTAGATTTGTTAAAAGTGGTCAAGATGGTATTGATACATGATATTGTAGAAATTGATGCTGGTGATACCTTTATCTATGATACTGAGAAAAATCATTCCAATACTGAAGCAGAACGTTTAGCTGCCCAACGGATTTTTGGCATTTTACCTAAGAAGCAAGGAGAAGAACTTATTGCGATTTGGGAAGAATTTGAAGCCGGTCAAACGCCAGAAGCACAGTTTGCACGGGCAATGGATCGATTGGAACCACTTTTACAGAATAGTTCCAATAATGGTGGAACCTGGAATGAACCTGGTGTAAATTATAAACAGGTTTATGCAAAAAAATCTGTCATTAAGGATGGTTCGACGGTACTCTGGGAATATGCCGAAAATTTGATCGATGCTGGAGTTGCTCGGGGGATTCTGAAAAAAGGAGAGTAG
- a CDS encoding bifunctional YncE family protein/alkaline phosphatase family protein, with the protein MKRIETFILTTCMFATSQLTFSQNNIQNRISSILESNKVGLPNGWTLTPVGKQIELGDLPLNLVISHHKKLAAVSNNGQSTQTIDLIDLASQRKIDSIAIPKSWYGLAFSSDDNTLYASGGHDNMIRIYKINVGKIASKDSIVLGKPWPNKIGIAGLAVDDKNKQQLYTVTREDKKLYVIDLKTKATKATYNLGAEGYTCQLTPDAKQLYISVWGGEKILVWDVTQNKITKEIPVGSHPNEITFSKNGKWLFVANANDNSVSIIDTKTGAIVETLNAALYPNAPSGSTSNGVALSTDGKILYIANADNNCLAVFDVSKPGRSISKGFIPVGWYPTNVKVVDKTILVTNGKGLSSKANPQGPNPTDQKEKVDRHAGDLNKPKEIQYIAGLFRGTLSFIPDPKPEELALYSRAVYRNTPYSKEKELQTEGEAGNPIPMKVGAPSPIKYVFYVIKENRTHDQVLGDVKQGNGDASLCLFGEKITPNQHKIVNEFALLDNFYVDAEVSADGHNWSMGAYATDYLEKTWPSSYGGRGGTYGGEGEREIANNKGGFIWDNAKRHQVSYRTYGEFADKGKPNVKSLEGHVATGYTSYDLSVADTTRIRQWKADFDQLIQKGEMPQLTTIRISNDHTEGMRAGKKSPYAHVADNDLAVGMFVDHISKSPIWKESAIFILEDDAQNGPDHVDAHRSPAYLISPYVKRRSVDHTMYSTSGMIRTIELILGMKPMTQYDAAATPMWRSFSNNPDYTPFDHVDANVDLNERNPSKGKLAVWSDKYDWSKEDAVPDLVFNEILWQGLKGESAPAPKRAAFLKVSEQKEDDDD; encoded by the coding sequence ATGAAAAGAATAGAAACATTTATTTTGACAACGTGTATGTTTGCAACCTCACAACTCACATTCAGTCAAAACAATATACAAAATAGGATTAGTTCAATTTTGGAAAGCAATAAAGTTGGACTACCAAATGGCTGGACACTAACCCCTGTTGGAAAACAGATAGAGCTCGGAGATTTACCGCTGAACTTAGTTATCAGTCATCATAAAAAGCTTGCAGCTGTCAGCAACAATGGACAAAGTACACAAACAATAGATCTTATCGATCTCGCTTCACAACGAAAAATCGATAGTATTGCTATACCAAAATCTTGGTATGGATTGGCTTTTTCGAGCGATGATAATACACTGTATGCTTCTGGGGGACATGATAACATGATCAGGATCTATAAAATCAACGTTGGAAAAATTGCATCCAAAGATTCTATTGTTCTTGGCAAGCCATGGCCCAATAAAATAGGAATAGCCGGATTGGCTGTAGATGATAAAAACAAACAACAATTATATACTGTCACCAGAGAAGATAAAAAACTATATGTCATCGACTTAAAAACCAAAGCAACGAAAGCAACTTATAATTTGGGAGCTGAGGGGTATACCTGCCAGCTAACACCTGATGCAAAACAACTCTATATCAGCGTCTGGGGCGGAGAAAAGATTTTAGTATGGGATGTTACACAAAATAAGATAACCAAAGAGATCCCTGTGGGTAGCCACCCAAATGAAATTACGTTTAGTAAAAATGGTAAATGGCTTTTTGTCGCCAACGCAAATGACAACTCGGTATCCATAATCGATACTAAAACAGGAGCAATCGTAGAAACATTGAATGCAGCATTGTATCCTAATGCTCCAAGTGGATCGACCAGCAATGGTGTTGCTTTGTCCACAGATGGTAAAATCCTTTACATAGCCAATGCAGACAACAATTGTTTAGCAGTATTCGACGTAAGTAAGCCTGGGAGATCTATTTCGAAAGGATTTATTCCAGTGGGCTGGTATCCAACGAATGTAAAAGTAGTCGATAAAACAATTCTGGTTACAAATGGTAAAGGCTTATCATCCAAAGCTAATCCACAAGGTCCCAATCCGACAGACCAAAAGGAAAAAGTCGATCGTCATGCAGGCGACCTCAACAAACCAAAAGAGATACAATATATTGCTGGTCTTTTTAGGGGAACGTTAAGCTTTATACCTGATCCTAAACCAGAAGAACTCGCCCTATATTCTCGTGCGGTATATCGGAATACGCCCTATTCGAAAGAAAAAGAGCTGCAAACAGAGGGTGAAGCCGGCAACCCTATTCCAATGAAAGTTGGAGCCCCCTCTCCGATCAAATACGTATTTTATGTCATCAAAGAAAATCGTACCCACGATCAAGTTCTAGGTGATGTTAAACAAGGAAATGGAGACGCTTCACTTTGTTTATTCGGCGAAAAAATCACGCCTAATCAACACAAAATTGTCAATGAATTTGCACTTCTAGACAATTTCTATGTCGATGCGGAAGTTAGTGCGGATGGGCACAATTGGAGTATGGGTGCTTATGCCACCGACTATCTGGAGAAAACCTGGCCATCAAGCTATGGCGGTCGCGGCGGCACTTATGGAGGAGAAGGGGAACGAGAAATAGCCAACAATAAAGGCGGATTTATTTGGGATAATGCCAAGCGACATCAGGTATCTTATCGCACCTATGGTGAATTCGCAGATAAAGGAAAACCCAACGTAAAATCTTTGGAAGGGCATGTTGCCACTGGATATACAAGTTATGACCTGAGTGTTGCCGACACCACACGTATAAGACAATGGAAAGCTGATTTTGATCAACTCATCCAAAAAGGAGAAATGCCCCAATTGACAACCATTCGAATCAGCAACGACCATACGGAAGGGATGCGTGCCGGCAAAAAGTCCCCTTATGCTCATGTAGCGGACAATGACCTCGCTGTTGGGATGTTTGTTGACCATATCAGCAAGAGTCCAATCTGGAAAGAATCTGCGATCTTTATACTGGAAGATGATGCCCAGAATGGTCCTGACCATGTGGATGCACACCGTAGTCCTGCCTATTTGATTAGCCCTTATGTAAAAAGAAGATCTGTAGATCACACCATGTATTCAACCTCAGGGATGATTAGAACGATAGAGCTGATTTTAGGGATGAAACCAATGACGCAATACGACGCTGCTGCAACACCCATGTGGCGATCGTTTAGCAATAACCCCGATTATACTCCATTTGATCATGTCGACGCAAATGTAGATCTCAATGAGCGCAATCCAAGTAAAGGGAAACTGGCTGTATGGAGTGACAAATATGATTGGTCGAAAGAAGACGCGGTACCTGATTTGGTATTCAATGAAATTCTATGGCAGGGACTTAAAGGTGAATCTGCTCCAGCTCCAAAAAGAGCCGCCTTCCTAAAGGTAAGCGAACAAAAAGAGGATGATGACGATTAA
- a CDS encoding methyltransferase type 11, which yields MKRVEIFKTNVYRMKDAQQIVATLVSLFSSYKINFDLEDEERILRIESSQLEIETNSIVRKMFEWGYRCERII from the coding sequence ATGAAACGAGTCGAAATATTTAAAACCAATGTTTATCGAATGAAAGATGCACAGCAAATTGTTGCAACTCTTGTCAGCCTGTTTTCATCTTATAAAATTAACTTCGATCTTGAAGATGAAGAACGTATTCTAAGAATTGAATCTTCGCAATTGGAAATTGAGACCAACAGCATTGTTAGAAAGATGTTTGAGTGGGGTTATCGTTGCGAAAGAATCATTTAA
- a CDS encoding alpha/beta hydrolase, with protein sequence MLFILNTDCFAQNGTPLTIGTSEILHSKVLAEDRMINIHLPDNYTANDSVRYPIVYVLDGSMDEDFFHIAGIVRFSTQPWIDRFPQSIVVGIGGNTRRRDFTFPVENTDFIEKEGFQKASFPSYGGSEKYRIFLKNELIPYINDNFKSNGKQTLIGESLAGLFSSEILFKQPELFDDYIIISPSLWWGEESLLTHGEKFLQTNLKKNIKVYLGIPNKEEDIRMYDEAIALSEILKRNKKIHFVFDYMPDELHSTVIHQAVYNAFKKLYPKTVYSK encoded by the coding sequence ATGCTCTTTATTCTTAATACAGACTGTTTTGCACAAAATGGAACACCGTTAACGATAGGCACATCAGAGATATTGCATTCAAAAGTTTTGGCTGAAGACAGAATGATCAACATTCATCTTCCCGACAATTATACCGCCAATGATTCTGTTCGCTATCCAATTGTTTATGTTCTTGATGGTAGTATGGATGAAGATTTTTTTCATATAGCCGGTATTGTCCGTTTCAGTACACAACCCTGGATCGATAGATTCCCGCAGAGTATCGTTGTTGGAATCGGTGGAAACACACGAAGGAGAGATTTTACCTTCCCTGTTGAAAACACAGATTTTATAGAAAAGGAAGGTTTTCAAAAAGCGAGCTTTCCCTCGTATGGTGGTTCAGAGAAATACCGGATATTCCTGAAAAATGAATTGATCCCTTATATAAATGACAATTTTAAATCGAACGGAAAACAGACTTTAATTGGAGAATCATTGGCAGGACTTTTTTCATCAGAAATATTATTTAAACAACCCGAATTATTTGATGATTATATTATTATAAGTCCAAGCTTATGGTGGGGAGAAGAGTCTTTATTGACGCATGGGGAGAAGTTTCTGCAAACTAATTTGAAAAAAAATATAAAGGTTTATCTCGGTATCCCCAACAAGGAAGAAGACATAAGAATGTATGATGAGGCTATAGCGTTATCGGAGATTCTTAAACGAAACAAGAAGATTCATTTTGTATTTGATTACATGCCCGATGAATTGCATTCGACTGTAATACATCAAGCGGTCTACAACGCTTTTAAGAAGTTGTATCCAAAAACGGTCTATTCAAAGTAG
- a CDS encoding GNAT family N-acetyltransferase, with the protein MIDLKLLSLEDVSPFYEWINDEMSIKYSLSLFQSLNTRDQIDNWFLSVVNDSKNFNRGIFLNDSNKLIGYTGICNISKANRSGEYFIFIGDREEWGKGIGTQVTKLILAIGFGKLELNRIMLTVSEPNYTAIKAYENAGFKLEGRMRKACFRDNQFHDKLLMSILEDEWRDRTKLTIK; encoded by the coding sequence ATGATCGATTTAAAGCTACTCTCACTCGAAGATGTCTCTCCATTTTATGAATGGATCAATGATGAGATGTCTATAAAGTACTCCCTTTCTCTTTTTCAGTCGCTAAACACAAGGGATCAAATCGACAATTGGTTTCTCTCCGTTGTCAACGATTCTAAAAATTTTAATCGTGGAATTTTCCTAAACGACTCTAATAAACTGATTGGTTATACAGGCATTTGTAATATTTCCAAAGCAAACAGATCTGGAGAGTATTTTATTTTTATAGGTGATCGCGAAGAATGGGGGAAGGGAATAGGCACTCAAGTTACCAAATTAATCTTAGCTATCGGATTTGGAAAACTAGAGCTCAACAGAATTATGCTGACGGTATCTGAGCCAAACTATACAGCCATAAAAGCATATGAAAACGCCGGTTTTAAATTGGAGGGAAGAATGCGTAAAGCCTGTTTTAGAGATAATCAATTTCACGACAAGCTATTGATGTCAATCCTGGAAGATGAGTGGCGTGATCGCACAAAACTAACTATAAAATAA
- a CDS encoding FN3 domain-containing metallophosphoesterase family protein encodes MTKLKCIILLLFFNCFMAVGQDAIRINHLPFIQGLTEQSVSIIWTTDKPATGWVELAPDDSSHFYFKERPKYYAAAYGFKKVGTLHQVTLNNLKPGTRYRYRVYSQEVLKHVGVNVQYGKVVASDVYQKAPLFFQTFGHASSTHFTVVNDIHERNEVLDKLLDIGNLKTSDFVVFNGDMASNLLSETQLYEGFMDTAIKKFASEKPMFYARGNHETRGPFAIEYPKYFPTPTGKLYYQFKHGNTGFIVLDCGEDKPDTDIEYSGIVDMDNYRSEQAAWLAQAVENPSFKDAKYKIVICHMPPFGGWHGEQEILEKFVPILNKAGTQIMLSGHLHRHIIKNATNTVQFPIIVNSNNNVLRVDLDDEKGIFKILDQQGKMVDQVIIKPLK; translated from the coding sequence ATGACTAAACTAAAATGCATCATCCTATTGTTGTTCTTCAATTGTTTTATGGCAGTTGGTCAGGATGCGATCAGAATAAATCACTTACCTTTCATTCAAGGATTAACAGAGCAATCTGTTTCCATTATTTGGACGACAGACAAGCCTGCTACTGGCTGGGTTGAGCTGGCCCCAGATGACTCCAGTCACTTTTACTTTAAGGAAAGACCAAAATATTATGCGGCTGCCTATGGCTTCAAAAAAGTAGGTACGTTGCATCAAGTTACATTGAACAACCTAAAACCTGGAACACGCTATAGATATCGTGTGTATAGTCAAGAAGTCCTCAAACATGTTGGCGTCAATGTACAATATGGAAAAGTAGTAGCCAGTGATGTTTATCAAAAGGCACCCTTATTTTTCCAAACCTTTGGCCATGCCAGCTCCACCCATTTTACAGTTGTCAATGATATTCATGAGCGCAATGAGGTACTCGATAAGCTACTGGATATCGGCAATCTAAAGACAAGTGACTTTGTGGTATTCAACGGTGATATGGCTAGTAATCTACTCAGTGAAACACAGCTGTATGAGGGGTTCATGGATACCGCCATTAAAAAATTCGCCAGTGAAAAACCAATGTTTTATGCAAGAGGCAATCATGAAACACGTGGACCTTTTGCCATTGAATATCCCAAATATTTCCCAACACCAACAGGTAAACTATATTACCAATTTAAGCATGGGAATACCGGTTTTATCGTCTTAGATTGCGGTGAAGACAAGCCCGATACCGACATTGAATATAGCGGTATTGTAGACATGGATAACTATAGAAGCGAACAAGCGGCCTGGTTAGCTCAAGCAGTTGAGAACCCGTCATTTAAAGATGCTAAATATAAGATCGTAATCTGCCATATGCCCCCTTTTGGTGGCTGGCACGGGGAACAGGAGATTTTGGAGAAATTTGTTCCTATCCTCAACAAAGCAGGAACACAGATCATGTTATCAGGACATTTACATAGACACATTATCAAAAATGCGACAAATACAGTACAATTTCCGATCATTGTAAATTCCAACAACAATGTGCTCCGCGTAGATTTAGACGACGAAAAAGGAATCTTCAAAATTCTCGATCAGCAGGGGAAAATGGTCGATCAAGTAATCATTAAGCCGTTAAAATAA